TTGGCAAAACTGCCGGAAATTGGCTTGAGCTCGGCCACGGTGCGCAATGTCATGGCCGATTTGGAACGTATGGGGTTGATTCATTCGCCGCACACTTCGGCGGGGCGAGTACCGACAGACCAGGGATATCGCCTGTTTCTCGATTCGATTCTTACCTACAAGCCTTTGTCTAATCAGCGTGTCGAGAGTATTCGCAGTGAGCTGACATTGGGGTTGAATCAGGATGAACTGCTGGAAAACGCCTCCAAAGTGTTATCGGATTTGACCGGTTTGACCAGTTTGGTCTTGATGCCCAATAAGGAGCGTGAAGTATTACGCCATATCGATTTTATTGCCCTGAGCGACAAGCGTGTCTTGGTGGTATTGGTTTTTAATGATCAGGATGTACAGAACCGAATTATTGAACTGGATGGTGGTTTGTCGATTGATGAGTTGCAAAAAACCGCCAATTTCTTAAATGAGAATTGCCTGGGCAAAACCTTGTCCGAGGCCAAAGGCATGCTGGTATCGCGCATGGATAAGATTCGCGCCACTGCGAATGAGTTTATGTCATCGATTGTTGAGGCCACCGATTTTATCCTCACAGAGCAGCTGGAGAAGAAAGTGCCGTTTCTGGTGTCGGGAAAAACCAATTTATTGAATTACAAGGAACTTGCCGACTCGGAAAAGCTCAAAGCTTTGTTTAATGCTTTTGACCAGCATAATGAAGTGGTCAATTTGCTTGATAAAAGTATGCAAGCGCAAGGTGTTCAGGTATTTGTCGGTGGCGAGTGTGGT
Above is a window of Thiomicrorhabdus sediminis DNA encoding:
- the hrcA gene encoding heat-inducible transcriptional repressor HrcA, which produces MLNDRSQLLFKNLMGLYLNDGKPVGSSTLAKLPEIGLSSATVRNVMADLERMGLIHSPHTSAGRVPTDQGYRLFLDSILTYKPLSNQRVESIRSELTLGLNQDELLENASKVLSDLTGLTSLVLMPNKEREVLRHIDFIALSDKRVLVVLVFNDQDVQNRIIELDGGLSIDELQKTANFLNENCLGKTLSEAKGMLVSRMDKIRATANEFMSSIVEATDFILTEQLEKKVPFLVSGKTNLLNYKELADSEKLKALFNAFDQHNEVVNLLDKSMQAQGVQVFVGGECGNPIYQDCSIVTTPYISDGEILGVLGVVGPSRMNYEKVVPNVDVTAKILGSLLKK